One window of the Perca fluviatilis chromosome 5, GENO_Pfluv_1.0, whole genome shotgun sequence genome contains the following:
- the LOC120559580 gene encoding potassium voltage-gated channel subfamily KQT member 2-like isoform X8 gives MVQKSLNGGVYPTQAGEKKHKVGFVGLDPGAPESNRDGALLIAGSESTKRNSILCRPRSSISAGRPRPSKKNASYRKLQNFLYNALERPRGWAFIYHAYVFLLVFSCLILSVFATIKEFKNSSESALYILEIVTIVVFGVEYIIRIWAAGCCCRYRGWRGRLKFARKPFCVIDIMVLIASVSVLAAGSQGNVFATSAIRSLRFLQILRMLRMDRRGGTWKLLGSVVYAHSKELITAWYIGFLCLILASFLVYSVEKESNEEFETYADALWWGLITLTTIGYGDKVPKTWNGRLLAATFSMIGVAFFALPAGILGSGFALKVQEQHRQKHFEKRRNPAAGLIQGAWRFYATNLSRTDLLYTWDFYEQTVAIPMYRLIPPLNQLDLLRNLKGKSFRKESQTETSPRQGAYC, from the exons ATGGTGCAGAAATCTCTCAACGGCGGGGTTTACCCAACTCAAGCCGGAGAGAAAAAGCACAAAGTCGGCTTTGTTGGATTGGACCCCGGCGCTCCTGAATCCAACAGGGATGGAGCGCTGCTCATTGCGGGTTCGGAAAGCACCAAGCGGAACAGCATCCTCTGCAGACCGAGGTCCAGCATCTCCGCCGGGAGACCCAGACCGTCGAAGAAAAATGCCAGCTATCGGAAACTACAGAATTTTCTCTATAACGCGCTGGAAAGACCGCGGGGATGGGCGTTCATCTACCACGCTTATGT CTTCCTCTTGGTCTTCTCCTGTCTCATACTTTCAGTCTTTGCCACCATCAAAGAGTTCAAAAATAGCTCAGAAAGTGCCTTGTACATCCTG GAAATTGTGACCATCGTGGTGTTTGGAGTGGAGTACATTATAAGGATATGGGCTGCCGGCTGCTGCTGTCGATAcagaggatggagagggaggCTAAAATTTGCCAGAAAGCCTTTCTGTGTCATAG ACATCATGGTGCTGATAGCCTCAGTATCCGTACTGGCAGCTGGATCTCAGGGCAATGTTTTTGCCACCTCGGCCATCAGGAGTCTGAGATTCCTGCAGATCCTACGCATGCTGCGTATGGACCGACGGGGAGGAACCTGGAAGCTGCTCGGATCTGTAGTTTATGCCCACAGCAAG GAGCTCATCACAGCGTGGTACATAGGTTTCCTGTGTCTCATCCTGGCTTCATTCCTGGTCTACTCTGTGGAAAAGGAGTCAAATGAGGAGTTTGAGACCTATGCTGACGCTCTTTGGTGGGGACTG ATCACTCTCACGACCATTGGATATGGTGATAAAGTTCCCAAGACGTGGAATGGACGCTTGCTGGCAGCCACATTCAGCATGATCGGGGTGGCCTTCTTTGCTCTTCCTGCT GGCATCCTGGGTTCTGGCTTTGCTCTCAAAGTCCAAGAACAACACAGGCAGAAACATTTTGAGAAGAGACGTAACCCTGCAGCAGGCCTTATCCAG GGTGCTTGGAGGTTTTATGCTACCAACCTTTCCCGTACAGATCTGCTGTACACTTGGGATTTTTATGAGCAGACTGTAGCTATCCCAATGTACCG ACTTATTCCACCTCTGAATCAGCTGGACCTGCTGAGGAATCTGAAGGGCAAGTCATTCAG
- the LOC120559032 gene encoding phosphatidylinositol 3,4,5-trisphosphate-dependent Rac exchanger 1 protein-like has product FVINVLLHFQSTLAPHVKEERTMLEDTKAALLDLDKVTVFFRQLEDECLVANTPVCYQVEGSRQALRVTLYLDSCHFSELPSRLQNGGSLKLHTVLFTRALERPEGVSQQDYAAMEDFQQRTNAVSLEKVKAYYRRLRAFYLEKSNLPTDSNTTAMKIDQLLRPLNTLDDLCRLMQSYVNVRSSAQGHPSGVSVLCVSSELCNRLGACHITMCGTGMQRCTLNVTLEQAMILARNHGLMPRCIMQTMDIMRKQGARVELSAKNLKVMDQMTPSFPRLFKLCLPPSDGDL; this is encoded by the exons TTTGTCATTAACGTGCTGCTGCACTTCCAGTCCACGCTAGCACCACACGTG AAAGAGGAGCGGACCATGCTGGAAGACACCAAGGCGGCCCTGTTGGACTTGGACAAAGTCACTGTGTTCTTCAGGCAACTGGAGGATGAGTGTCTAGTCGCAA ACACGCCAGTGTGTTACCAGGTGGAGGGCAGCCGCCAGGCCTTGAGGGTCACCCTGTACCTGGACAGTTGTCACTTCAGTGAGCTGCCCAGTCGTCTACAAAATGGAGGCAGCCTCAAGCTCCACACCGTCCTCTTCACCAGGG CACTGGAgcgtccagagggagtatcccAGCAGGACTACGCAGCCATGGAGGATTTCCAGCAGCGCACCAACGCTGTCTCACTAGAGAAGGTCAAGGCCTACTACCGCAGACTCAG GGCTTTCTATTTGGAGAAGTCTAATCTCCCTACAGACTCAAACACCACAGCAATGAAGATAGACCAG CTGCTGCGACCCCTCAACACATTGGACGATCTTTGTCGACTAATGCAGTCCTACGTCAACGTGCGCTCGAGTGCCCAAGGCCACCCATCAGGTGTCAGCGtgctgtgtgtgtcctctgagCTGTGTAACCGCCTGGGAGCCTGCCACATCACCATGTGTGGTACAGGCATGCAGAG ATGTACCCTAAATGTGACACTGGAGCAGGCAATGATCTTAGCCAGAAACCACGGTCTCATGCCGCGCTGCATCATGCAGACCATGGATATAATGCGCAAACAG GGGGCAAGAGTTGAGCTCTCTGCTAAAAATCTCAAGGTAATGGACCAGATGACTCCTTCATTCCCAAG gCTCTTCAAGCTGTGTTTGCCACCCTCAGATGGAGATCTCTAA